The following nucleotide sequence is from Scheffersomyces stipitis CBS 6054 chromosome 4, complete sequence.
ATTTGAGGTTAAAATGGGTCTCTAATCCATTTCTGAAACTTTTGAGTAACTTGTCCGAGGATGATACCATTATTAGATCATCGACGTATATAGCAACAATGATAATATCGTGCTTAGTTCTCTTATAAAATaaaccttcaacaacgcTTGAGCTTGTAAATTCTAATTTCTCGATTGTGTCTTTGAGACATATATACCATTCGTAACCGCTTTGTTTAGCACCATATACTGCTTTCTTtaatttccaacaatagtCTTCCTGTAATTCATAACCTTTTGGAGGATATACATACAATGGATGTTCCTCAGGTAACAGTGCATTAAGGTATGCCGACTCAATGTCTAGTTGGTGAATAGCGTAATTTTTGGTGACGGCAATGGATATTAGTATTCGGATTGTTGTAAGATCGACGACTGGGGATGATATTCTCGTCGGGTCAAAATCTCTTCCAGTAACTTGTAGAAATCCACGAACCACGCATCGACTTTTGTGGTCGTTTCCTTTGAAAGTTTCTTTGATGGTGTGCACCCATCTAGTAGTTATTGGTTTGACTCCTTTTGGAATCTTAACAATCTCGTAAGcgttcaattctttgaactTTGTGATTTCTCGATCCATGGACTTTTTCCATTCAGGATCTTTATAATCAATTCTATCTATGACAGCAAATAGATTATTATTACCTTTACTATCGGTAACTTCAGTTTCGATATTTTGTTCGCCCTTTATCATATCATTCAAGTATGACTCCCCTAATGGGCAATTCCGCGGATCTGCATTGTTAATTAAGCTAAGCAATGCATTTATCTGTTGTGGACTGGAATCGAAATCTggtgtcttcttctttctttttattATTTCGGAGGTGATCGTTTTTGCTATTTGTGAGCTTTGTGCATCCTTGTCCAATAATGATGCTTTGGTACCTTTCCTCTTACTAATTTTGCCCTTTCCGTGTATTTCAGGTGGGACTTTATTCCATGATTGAGTCTTTCGCGTATCTAGGTTAGACCAATTTTTAGACAGCTCAATTTGTTTGTCTAGTCTTGACTTGGTATGTGATCTTGTATTTTGTGCTGGTGTGGTTGATAAGTCCACATTTGTTTCCCCTGATAACTCCCCTGAGATTCTATCCTCCTGGGAGGCTAACTGTGAAGTTAACTCTTCAGAATTTGTCGTAGTTGAGTTTAAGTTATGATCTTCACTCATTTTCgttctggtttcttctatagCAGTTTTAATGGGGTCAGCAGCGTAATCACGATTGTTATCAACAATTTTACTTTTAGTCTTATGGTCCCTGATCGTTCTAGTGGCTGAAAGTGGAGTTGTTTTTACTCCCCCTAATCGTGGTGAGCGCTTAATGTGCTTTCCGTCTACCGAATTACCTTCTTGATCGGTAGGAAATGGTAACGTGTCAGAAGTGAGTTCTTCTATACGCCGTTTGTGTTGAGTGGCTACTTCGGGATGTCTTGTAGAAAGACTTTCGATCGTCATCTGCGAAGAAGGTGTATTGCTCAAAGCCTCAGGATTTTGAGGAGATGGCGTCGATAAATTGGTGTCTCCAATGTTGGCTGTCTGGACAGATGTGTCCCCGTTTTTAAGTAAAGTAGCATCAAAGATAACCTCTTTATCAGCGATATCGATATGATCAGCAAGTTTGTCTTCAAGTGCATCGAGTACTGTGGCATTATATTGAGCGCTGTCTCTCTGTAACAAATCAAGTGATTGAAAATAATTCTCGATAAATTGGCGTGAATTGAGGAGTTTTGCATTACAATTCGTTATAATTGGGAAATGTTCTGCTTGGACGAGTATTCGGTAGCTATAGTTATCTGTGGCGAAGCCGACGATAGAACCGAAGAAAGCGTGTGGTTCAGTCTTAAGTAAGGGACGGCCATACTTctcgtattcttctttcgaaGATGCTTTTATCACAACGTCCATACCGAATGGGACAATAGGACGGTGATATGCGTCTTTATAGTTAAAAAAGACGGCGGCAGGTGTGCGATATTGGAGCAGCTTTCGGGGAgtattgttcttgacgaaTGCCGAGTATTCCacgatttctttgaagagaGTCAATACTTCATCGTGGCGATCGGGGAAACTTAGTACAACTTTCCGTATATTGGCAAGAATAATGCGATTATGTGATTCTGCCAATCCATTTAGCTCTGGAGAATACGGTGGAATTTGATCGCGTTCGATTCCAAGTTTAAGTAGTTGTTCGTCAGAAGGAAGTTCTATTGCATTATCCGACCGGAAATATGAAATCGATTCACCAGGAAATTTATGATTCCATAAATTAAGAGTATTTAATACTGTGTCTGCAAGAGACTTGTGATCAGTATATA
It contains:
- the POL5.7 gene encoding Putative RNA polymerase (rev product adjacent to gag/pol products); the encoded protein is MYNHMALTNLLNLEVQGHITVDDTESILSSDNHHTIITLNAPSCADLNVFPDRHDEVLTLFKEIVEYSAFVKNNTPRKSLQYRTPAAVFFNYKDAYHRPIVPFGMDVVIKASSKEEYEKYGRPLLKTEPHAFFGSIVGFATDNYSYRILVQAEHFPIITNCNAKLLNSRQFIENYFQSLDLLQRDSAQYNATVLDALEDKLADHIDIADKEVIFDATLLKNGDTSVQTANIGDTNLSTPSPQNPEALSNTPSSQMTIESLSTRHPEVATQHKRRIEELTSDTLPFPTDQEGNSVDGKHIKRSPRLGGVKTTPLSATRTIRDHKTKSKIVDNNRDYAADPIKTAIEETRTKMSEDHNLNSTTTNSEELTSQLASQEDRISGELSGETNVDLSTTPAQNTRSHTKSRLDKQIESSKNWSNLDTRKTQSWNKVPPEIHGKGKIRCTKLTNSKNDHLRNNKKKEEDTRFRFQSTTDKCIA